The Microbulbifer sp. TB1203 nucleotide sequence CGCTTGCTGGAACTGCTTAAACCGGATGTACTGGTGAAGGGTGGTGACTACAGCAAGGAGCAGGTGGTGGGCTGGCAGATTGTGGAAAGCTACGGCGGTGAAGTGCGTTCGCTGGATTTTCTCGACAACTGTTCTACCACCGCGATAGTGGAAAAAATTAAAAAATAAAAAATTCCACTGATAGAGCATTAGCGAACACTTTTACAGAGCGAGAACCGGCCTGCCTATGCGGGTAATAACTTTTGGCACCTACGACGTGTTTCACCTGGGACACCTGCGCCTGCTCGAGCGGGCCGCGGCGCTGGGCGATTCCCTTGTGGTGGGTGTGTCCTCAGACCAGTTGAACTACACCAAGAAGCAGCGCTACCCGGTGTACGACCAGGCGTCGCGCATGGCCATCGTCGCTGCGTTGCGCTGCGTGGACGATGTGTTCCTGGAGGAATCCCTAGAAAGAAAACGCGAATATATCCTCGCTTATGAAGCCGATATCCTGGTGATGGGTGACGACTGGGCGGGGCGTTTCGACTTCTGCAGCGATATCTGCCGCGTAGTCTACCTGCCGCGCACGCCCTCCATCTCCACCACCCAGTTGATCGAAGTCATCAGGGGGGTGGAGGAGTGAAGGCGGTCATGCAACGCCTGCTGGCGGTGAAGTATTACTTCCGTTCCCTGGTGGTGCGCTCGCGCCCGGATATATGGCTCTTCTATATCAATCGTCACCAGACTTTTGAGGGCAATATCCGTGCGTTGTGGAATTACTGCAATGCCCGCGGCGAGGTGCAGACCTACCTGATCGACTACCGCGGCGAGGGGCGCCCGGCGGATGTCAGCGAGGCCCAATATATTCCCGGCGGCTCCCGCCGCGAGATCTACCTGCGCCTGCGCTGCCGCTACTGCTTTATCAGCCACAGCCAGCG carries:
- a CDS encoding adenylyltransferase/cytidyltransferase family protein — translated: MRVITFGTYDVFHLGHLRLLERAAALGDSLVVGVSSDQLNYTKKQRYPVYDQASRMAIVAALRCVDDVFLEESLERKREYILAYEADILVMGDDWAGRFDFCSDICRVVYLPRTPSISTTQLIEVIRGVEE